TCAAATATATGTTGAGGCTGTAGATAGCGCAGAAGGATCTGTGCCTAGGTGGATTGGACAGCAGATCCCAGTTGATAGGAGGGTTGCTAGGGAGGTGTGTATGATGCTGAGAGCCCTATCCAGAGATCCCGAGAAGGCTTTTGAGAGATACCCAGTTGATTCCGATGCTATGAAAAGGGTTCGAGAGGCTGTTGAGAGACATATATCCAGCGGCTATCCAATACCAGGCGATGATCTAGTGTTAATAGAGGGTTGGAGAGATGCCGGCGTTAGCATAGCCATTATACACGCATGTATAGGTTCCAAGGCTAGCGAGGCCCTAGGGCTATTTATATCCAGCTATCTAGGCTCCTCAGCATCTTATAGGGCTACACCATATGGCGTTATAGTTGCTATGCAGGGTAGCCTTGGCGCCAGGGATCTCGAGAAGATCCTATCCTCTTGGAGAGACCCCAGCGAGATAGAGGCCAGGGTTCTAGGGGCTGCTAGATCGAGTGGAGCCTATAGATGGCACCTAGTAGCGGTTGCGAAGAAGATGGGGGCTGTTGATAGGGATTACCCCTTCGAGGAGGCTTTGAAGCATGCGAGGCTCTTCGAAGATACTGTTGTGGGTGAGGAGGCTTTGAGGGATATGCTCTATGAGGAGCTCGATCTAGAGGGGTTGAGGGATCTTCTATCAAGGGTTAAGGAGGGGAGGGCAAGGGTTGTTGCCCTAGATCTGAGGGAGCCAACACCGCTTGGAGGCGAGCTATATAGGGGTATATCGGGTTTTGAAAGGGTTAGGAGCCAGTCTATACCGAGGAGCATTGTTGCGGAGCTTGTGAGGAGGAGGCTTGAGGAGAAGGATGCTATGTTGGTATGCATTATGTGTGGCTACACTTATACATCAAAGGTAAAGGATCTGCCGCAGAAGATCGAGTGCCCAGCATGTGGATCTGTGTTTGTTGGTGTGAATAAATATGGCTATCCATATGCTAGAGAGCTTGTTAGAAGGGTTGCGAAGAACCCGGAGATCCTTAGGGATCCAAAGGCTCTGAGGGATGATGAGAAGGAGGCTCTCTCAATGCTTGTGGGGACGGCAAATCTTGTTGCAAGCTATGGTAGAAAGGCTGTGCTTGTCCTCATGGGAAGGGGGGTTGGGCCGGAGAGTGCGGCTAGCATTATAGCTTCTTCACAGGATGATGAGGATCTCTATATAAAGATCTTGGAGAGGGAGAAGAAATATATGTCTACGAAAAAATACTGGGATTAGCTATGAAAAGGGCTTACTCAAGCCTATGGCGGTATCCATGTTAGGTTCTCGAGGAATCTAAGTCTCTTAGGTATTGGTGGGTGTGTCGCCAGGATCTCCTCTATCGGTGAATACCCAGATCTCATGATCCTCTCTATATCAGCTCTAGTTACTCTATAGAAGGGCTCTGCCACAGCATCTGTTAGTGCGTATATGAATAGTGCTCTCAACTTGCTCTCCCCAACACTCTGGTGGATCTCTGGGTTTCTCCTATAGAATATATGTATCTTTGCCAGCGCAGCCTGCATAGCGCTCCTCCCAGCCGCCTTAGCCCCCTCGAGATCTGCGTAGTACTCTCTAAGCCTGCTAAACGCTAGTATCAATATCTGTAGCACGAATGATACTATAACAGCTGCTATGCCTACTAACACTAATATGATTGGGCTGGAACCGTTTCTCCTATTATTACCGCCTCCCCATAGGCCTAGATGTACTAGGCTCACACCTAGATAGTATATCACTGATGGGAGTATACCTAGGAAGAGCATTATAGCGTTATCCCTATGCTTGTGATGCCCTATCTCATGCCCTACAACGGCTTCTAGCTCTCTCTCATCTACAAGCTCTAGCATCCCCTCCGTAACTGCTACATATCTCCCAAGGAATATGTTTCCATATGCAAATGCATTTGGAGGCCCTCTAACCCTTACAGCCTTAGGGGGCTTCACACCTAGTCTTGAGGCAACTCTATTCACTATCTCCTGGAGCCTTGGATCTGGTGTTGCTCCGTAGAATAGGTTTATCATTATCGGTGAGAGTATATATGTGAATAGATTCGCTATTATCACGAAGATCATTATAGGCAGTATAAAACCAGTAACAATCCCTGGGTCGTTGAGGTTTAGCGGAGCACCCCTCCATAGCTGGATAGCATATACTATGCCGAAGAGGGTTCCGGTGAACACCAGGATAATCAGGATCAATGTGAGGGCCATGGAGGTATATAGGGAGAAGGCTCCTGATAGCCTACCAGCAACCTTAGGAGCTATGGTTGATGCTAGCATAAACATCACTATATATCCTAGAACCATCAGTGCCAGCGCTATCGGGTCGAAGAAGAAGAACACCCTTATCTCACCTATATAAATATGCATATGTAAGCATAATAAGCATTTCCATATGCATCTAAGCCATAGAAGCTTGGAAAAGCTAAAAAGCCCCGATGAGTTATATAGAGATGGCCGGGGTAGCTCAGCTGGTAGAGCGCCGGGCTGTTAACCCGGTGGTCGGAGGTTCGAATCCTCCCCCCGGCGCCAAAACAGAGGCCTCCAACATGTCTTGGTTCCTATCTAATCCCCCTACTTCAAATAATAATTAAGGAATAATGCCTCTTGAGATGAAAAGGCAATACCCGATCATGGATCATTGTTGCTTATCTTCATATATACTGTATATACCTATGCACAGGCTTATTAGATGCCTCATCATTTATCATTTACAATATCCGGTGATCAGACGGCTAGCTGGCTTGATATTCTGATCAGCGTGGTCGTAGCTATTCTCCAGATAGCTTTTTTTCAATTCTATAGTAGATCATCCCAGGTTCCCGTGGGTTTAGCCCTGGGCCGGGTCTCGGGTCTTCGGCCAGCTACCCCTATCCCCTCTCGGGACTCGGGGATATGGTTGTTAGCCCCCATCTATAGTCATCTGGGGGCCTGGTTGCCATACTCATCACTACCTCATCATCTAGCTATACCACCAGCATCAAAGCT
Above is a genomic segment from Sulfolobales archaeon containing:
- a CDS encoding helicase-related protein, whose translation is GSLSRDAREAVERSLREGRIPAIVATSSLELGIDVGSVEIVIQYMSPRQAMKMLQRMGRSGHREDAPSIGYIIASENIYDIAESAVIARRACSQNPYNEIERLTPRELPLDVLAHQIAGLVLEKESISVGEVVEILSKAYPFRGLTQHVVERVAEFLSSIGVIRISEENGVKILSRGRRAKQYYYRATMIVDTKSYRVVDIASNRSIGELDERFVAKEVAPGAVIVLGGSLWRVLEVDEDQIYVEAVDSAEGSVPRWIGQQIPVDRRVAREVCMMLRALSRDPEKAFERYPVDSDAMKRVREAVERHISSGYPIPGDDLVLIEGWRDAGVSIAIIHACIGSKASEALGLFISSYLGSSASYRATPYGVIVAMQGSLGARDLEKILSSWRDPSEIEARVLGAARSSGAYRWHLVAVAKKMGAVDRDYPFEEALKHARLFEDTVVGEEALRDMLYEELDLEGLRDLLSRVKEGRARVVALDLREPTPLGGELYRGISGFERVRSQSIPRSIVAELVRRRLEEKDAMLVCIMCGYTYTSKVKDLPQKIECPACGSVFVGVNKYGYPYARELVRRVAKNPEILRDPKALRDDEKEALSMLVGTANLVASYGRKAVLVLMGRGVGPESAASIIASSQDDEDLYIKILEREKKYMSTKKYWD
- a CDS encoding zinc metalloprotease HtpX, translating into MHIYIGEIRVFFFFDPIALALMVLGYIVMFMLASTIAPKVAGRLSGAFSLYTSMALTLILIILVFTGTLFGIVYAIQLWRGAPLNLNDPGIVTGFILPIMIFVIIANLFTYILSPIMINLFYGATPDPRLQEIVNRVASRLGVKPPKAVRVRGPPNAFAYGNIFLGRYVAVTEGMLELVDERELEAVVGHEIGHHKHRDNAIMLFLGILPSVIYYLGVSLVHLGLWGGGNNRRNGSSPIILVLVGIAAVIVSFVLQILILAFSRLREYYADLEGAKAAGRSAMQAALAKIHIFYRRNPEIHQSVGESKLRALFIYALTDAVAEPFYRVTRADIERIMRSGYSPIEEILATHPPIPKRLRFLENLTWIPP